A region of Saimiri boliviensis isolate mSaiBol1 chromosome 8, mSaiBol1.pri, whole genome shotgun sequence DNA encodes the following proteins:
- the TMEM115 gene encoding transmembrane protein 115, with product MQRALPGARQHLGAILASASVVVKALCAAVILLYLLSFAVDTGCLAVTPGYLFPPNFWIWTLATHGLMEQHVWDVAISLTTVVVAGRLLEPLWGALELLIFFSVVNVSVGLLGAFAYLITYMASFNLVYLFTVRIHGTLGFLGGVLVALKQTMGDCVVLRVPQVRISVMPMLLLALLLLLRLTTLLQSPALASYGFGLLSSWVYLRFYQRHSRGRGDMADHFAFATFFPEILQPVVGLLANLVHGLLVKVKICQKTVKRYDVGAPSSITISLPGTDPQDAERRRQLALKALNERLKRVEDQSIWPSMDDDEEEAGAKMDSPLPSDKAPVPPGKGAAPESSLITFEAAPPML from the exons ATGCAACGTGCCCTGCCAGGCGCCCGCCAGCACTTGGGGGCCATCCTGGCCAGCGCCAGCGTGGTGGTGAAGGCGCTGTGTGCGGCGGTAATATTGCTCTACCTACTCTCCTTCGCTGTGGACACAGGCTGCCTGGCGGTCACCCCGGGCTACCTCTTTCCTCCCAACTTCTGGATTTGGACCCTGGCCACCCATGGGCTGATGGAGCAGCATGTGTGGGACGTGGCCATCAGCCTGACCACGGTGGTGGTGGCAGGGCGTTTGCTGGAGCCCTTATGGGGGGCCTTGGAGCTGCTCATCTTCTTCTCCGTGGTGAATGTGTCTGTAGGGCTGCTGGGGGCCTTCGCCTACCTCATCACCTACATGGCTTCCTTCAACTTGGTCTACCTGTTCACTGTCCGTATCCACGGCACCTTGGGCTTCCTAGGTGGGGTCCTGGTGGCACTCAAGCAAACCATGGGGGACTGTGTGGTCCTGCGAGTGCCCCAGGTGCGCATCAGTGTGATGCCCATGCTGCTGCTGgcactgctgctcctgctgcGGCTCACCACGCTGCTCCAGAGCCCAGCGCTGGCTTCCTATGGCTTCGGGTTGCTCTCCAGTTGGGTGTATCTTCGCTTCTACCAGCGCCATAGCCGGGGCCGAGGGGACATGGCTGACCACTTTGCTTTCGCCACTTTCTTCCCTGAGATCCTGCAGCCCGTGGTGGGGTTGCTGGCAAACTTGGTGCATGGCCTCCTGGTGAAGGTAAAGATATGCCAGAAGACGGTAAAGCGCTATGATGTGGGTGCCCCATCCTCCATCACCATTAGCCTGCCAGGCACAGACCCTCAAGATGCCGAGCGGAGAAG GCAACTCGCCCTGAAGGCACTCAATGAGCGGCTGAAGAGAGTGGAGGACCAGTCCATCTGGCCCAGCATGGATGATGATGAAGAGGAGGCTGGGGCCAAGATGGACAGCCCCCTACCCTCAGACAAAGCTCCTGTACCCCCAGGGAAGGGGGCTGCCCCAGAATCCAGTCTAATCACCTTCGAAGCAGCTCCCCCGATGCTGTAA
- the CYB561D2 gene encoding transmembrane reductase CYB561D2, translating to MALSAETESHIYRALRTASGAAAHLVALGFTIFVAVLARPGSSLFSWHPVLMSLAFSFLMTEALLVFSPESSLLRSLSRKGRARCHWVLQLLALLCALLGLSLVILHKEQLGKAHLATRHGQAGLLAVLWAGLQCSGGVGLLYPKLLPRWPLAKLKLYHATSGLVGYLLGSASLLLGMCSLWFTASVTGAAWYLAVLCPVLTSLVIMNQVSNAYLYRKRIQP from the exons ATGGCCCTTTCTGCGGAGACCGAGTCGCACATCTATCGAGCTCTGCGCACTGCTTCTGGGGCTGCCGCCCACCTTGTGGCCCTGGGCTTTACCATCTTTGTGGCTGTGCTTGCCAGGCCTGGCTCCA GCCTGTTCTCCTGGCACCCGGTACTTATGTCTCTGGCT TTCTCCTTCCTGATGACCGAGGCATTACTGGTGTTCTCTCCTGAGAGTTCGCTGCTGCGCTCCCTCTCACGGAAGGGCCGAGCACGCTGCCACTGGGTGCTGCAGCTGCTGGCTCTGTTGTGTGCACTGCTGGGCCTCAGCCTCGTCATCCTCCACAAAGAACAGCTTGGCAAAGCCCACCTGGCCACGCGGCATGGTCAGGCAGGGCTGCTGGCTGTACTGTGGGCAGGGCTGCAGTGCTCAGGTGGGGTGGGGCTGCTGTATCCCAAGCTGCTGCCCCGATGGCCCCTGGCAAAGCTCAAGCTATACCATGCTACTTCTGGGCTCGTGGGCTACCTGCTGGGTAGTGCCAGCCTCTTGTTGGGCATGTGCTCACTCTGGTTCACTGCCTCTGTCACCGGTGCAGCCTGGTATCTAGCTGTACTATGCCCTGTCCTCACCAGCTTGGTCATTATGAACCAGGTAAGCAATGCCTACCTATACCGCAAGAGGATCCAACCATGA